Below is a window of Quercus robur chromosome 6, dhQueRobu3.1, whole genome shotgun sequence DNA.
GGTAGTCAAacaacccctttttttttaaatgtcttaTTTTGAGTGATGAAGGTTTAATTTGTAACCATCCTAAAGCATAggtttaaaatgaaatttttcttattttatatatgtatacatcTTTCCAATGACAAGATTAGAACCCTACTCATGCTCTTTGTGGGAGGGGATTAATATCATGTATTACAAAGAttattgaaagttgaaactataTGAAAAAATGGAACATAGGGTCAGGGGCCAACTCAAATTTTTGAACCtacacaatttttaaaaagttaaaacatatatatactaCAATATTTCTCCAAAATTTTAGGGGTCATGGCTCATTGACAAGCTCAAtgcttttactttttaataaaaacatgaGATCTCATCAATTGAATTTACAAGAACCGATTATGATACCTCAATATTTATTGATAATTCAATATTGAGAGGTGAGGATTTAAACCAACAATGTATCCTCTCAACAAAACAACAAGAAGGGCAACTTAGAAATACAATAACCTTGTCatgaaaccaaaataataagagaaagtctatgaaaaaaaaaaaatttgacaaatgaTGATATGACAGATTGTTAGTAATAAGCAAAAACTAATGTTCAATGGTTATCCCTAGGGCTACCATCGGGTTGGACTTGTGCCCAACCCGCAACTGATCCAATCAAATAAGGTGGGGAGTTTTCAGACCTGTAACTGAATTGTAAGACTATCGAGTTGGGTGGTTCAGGTAACTATTGTGTGGTAGTCAATTTTGGGTGAAGCCGAAAATCACTAAAAACCACTGAAAATCGGTGAAATCTCTTCAAATTTAGGAAGATCTCTCTAGATCTGTCTAAGATCTAGTGAGATCTAGCTAAATCTAGCGAAGATCTTGTCAGATCAAGAGAGATTTTCACCAAATCATGCAGAGAACTTGCCAAATCTGGTGTATCTCTGCCGAATCTAATTGTATTAGTCATCGAAATCAATAACATCTAGTTCGAAAAGTCATCGGAAAGCTTCAAAATCGCCAAACTTGATGGTTTTTGGTCAGGTTGGGTTTCACGGATTTTGGAGTAAGATACTCGCAACTGACCTATTGATGTTGGGTTTTTAAAGGTCGGGACCCACGTCCGACTGCCAAAGCAGTCAGATCGAGTGGCGGCGGGTTGGATATGGTTGGGTTGTGCGGGTTTGTTGGGTGGGCAGTGGGTTGGACACCCCTAGTAATTATcttaaatgaaaaccaataaaaatttaccaatTCAATAGATGTAAAAAatgtagtgaattttttttcaaaatttttttatgtacttACTAACATTGGGTAAATATTAAACCTTGACATTAATACTTGCGTTagcaataaaacaaaaatgataatgatCCGAGTGGGAGTAGGAGCAAGAGAGCGACTTCACGAAATGTTAACATGTGAAATAAAATAACGAGAGCACTCTCGGGGGAAGCCATAATAGGCAGTGGATACAGAGCACGCTCAGCCGTACTCTTGGAGGTGGTTGGTTTCATCGAGACAATCGACAGAGAGCCTAAATACATACTAATAGAGCTGTGGTACGGTTCAGATTACAGAATACACAGACTAAGACACAACCAGAGAAGGGTTGCAGTGAGAGAGctaataacaaaacaaatcctTCCCCCTTTTTTATTGTTGTAGTTTTGGTAATTATATTCACAATCAGTCAATCTGACACTTTACATTACAAGTGATAGTGATTGTTCATTTGACAAACCTAGTAGTTCGTATAATATAGGAAGTACTGCCCTGACCACTTTTTTTGTCTTGTAGAACCCTGTGGGCCAATCTCTTTATATTGACcaagcaaataataaaatgaaactgGGTTTCTACTAACAATGTGCAATATGTATACTTACGTATAGTAATTTGGAATCATATATACTGCCAACCCGGACATGGATTTTACACTATTTCGTCCTGCCAAAAGATTTTACCAGCCTGAATATATTTGCAGTTTTGTACACTGGGATCTGTGGCTGCCATGGATCATAGCTAAACAAGGCATGCCCAACAGCGGAGCCAGAAGGGTCACCTGGCCTTTGTCTATCTATCCCTAATATTGGAGTTTGATGCTGTATATGTTGCAATAtccaaaaagacaaaacaatataataagatttataaactttttagaTATAGCTTGGTCAAAACTCTTTTATTCATAATCTATTCTTTTTGTGGGTTTGGGAATGTTTTTTGTCACACATGTACATAGAATAGCTTATTTGCAGGTGGGTTTATGAGTATTCTACTTTTCTATTatagtttgaaattttatttaattttctcaatacaaaaaacaataatataacCAAACATTAATTagtctcaaaaattttgggctTAGTTATTGACCATTAACAAACTAGTTAAGGTTAgttatatgaatatatatattttcccatCATTCTATTATATACATGAAGATcatactttttgttattttcttaattaacacatcattttgtattatttttattaatattattaatttttttggttttcttctaTCTATTTTTTGTTCCCCAATTTAAATTAACTCATTCTTTCTCACTAGTAGATTAATCTCTCTTATCTAAACATGAGCATGTCAATTCAATCCATAACTTTCGTCCTCATCTTTTAGTTGACtcaatatttaaagaaaaattttgtttggctCCTGTATGTcctaatttaaataaattaatatataggTGTCCATAGATTGggttatatgtatttttattttcatttgattgTTAGGTGTTGGACATCTGTTGAAAtcatatataaacataaaataatctTCAGGTGGCCTTAAAGTAACTAAGACATTGGTTTTGCGGTCGGCATCTTGACTTGTGGCAGCGATTCATTGTGAAGGAGGAAATTGAAGTGCAGTTGCAAGCTTGTAGCAAGAGCTGTGAGCTTATATATTGTATTGCAACTTTTCCATAGTGGATGTGATAAGAGCTCCTAGAGTGTTTTTCTTGTTAGGTTTTTACTTTGTGAAAAATTTCTCTATCGCTTCTCATGTATGTGGTTGATTTTACTGTTTATCCATATTATAATTGAATTCGACTAATTAACTATTTTGACTTGACattaataaattgataaaattggtACTAAGCCGTACTAAAGTCTAACCTTAATTTTACATTAactttgatattaaaaaaaaaaggaataaaaacaGTGAACTTTCAGCAGAAAAATAGAGTTCTAAAATCCAGAACTTGGATGATTTTGAAATGCTTAATGAAAATTCTGATTAATTGGCATAActattttattggaaaaaaaaaaatgataacaaaaacTGAATGAAACTGAAGTGGTTAGATTGAGATGGGGAGAGCAGTGAGATCAGATGGTAACGTTTGATAAGTGGGAAGAAACATTGGTGTATGCATGTATTGTACATGTATTGTATGTATGGGCTTTGTCTTTGGTTTGCTCTCATCTCACGGGAATCCAGCCACCCCTCTCACGtgttcctctttctctctcaaatgtGAACTATCTATCTGGCTGGACCTAACTGTTTATAGCGCATAACTTGTTATTTTACAATGACCAATGAAATGGGTTCTTTCTTAACGTTTTTGGTCGGTAGTGCCTTGTTTGGGTGGGGACTAGGGAGTTCTTACTTTACTAGGCTTATATTgttagtgatgatgatgatgatgatgatgatgatgatgatgaatgaTCCAAGACAACTCTTAACAGTAAAACAGATTTTCTTTGGCTGCAgataaatcatatataaattaatgCTTACAAATAATTAGAGGAGGCTAATAGGCTATACTTCTAATGATTAGAAGGGGAGAAAGTCAAAAATAGGGTGTTGGGGTAGTACAATTGGGTGTCATTTGCTGTGATTAGAGAGATTTGTTGATTAGTGAAGTTTTTGAGGTACGAAATTCGAGTGTTTATTTGCAGCTTTTTTTGGTCTAGTTGCTTGTCTTGGATTTTCTTAATTTGGCCAACAAATAGGCTATACTTCTTAATACACTTGGTCattatgaaagaaagaaaacaaacaaacatatttttatGGCACGTCCAAAGCTAAGTAATGGAAACTGTCGTTCTTACTTCTTAGGGGCCAATCTATGAAGTAATGCTGTGATTAAGAATACAAATCTACACAAAGGCTATTATTTTACGCATTATTTGAGATTATAATGAGTAAGCATAAATTGTCAAAACCTTATAACTTATCTAGCACTATTTGATATTTTCAACGAAATtatttaaagttcaaatttctattctctcaaattttaactatcgaatatatatatatatatatatataatttgaataatcataacttgttggttctctctctcactgCAATTTATTTGTTGGTTAAACAATATTTGAATTCCATCCTACATTATCACTTATCACTTGTTAAGGCTCAATCAAAAATTGAGTGtgaacatattttttctttctttttcattttaaagttacaaataaaaactttattttggaCAAATTACACCATCATCTCTTGAGTTTCACAACTTTTTAAGAtggtaaattattttttacatggGTCCTCCATGAATACATATCTTTTATTCCACTTTTAGTGTTCCATCAaccacacttttttatttgccttttttttcattttaaactttggtcacttttaattaaggaaaaaataaaggTAACGTGTGGTAGCTAATCTTCGATTAGCGGAATATAAAGCAAGATACTCATGTGGGATAGAAGATTTATAATCGGTCCATCACAAAGTACATCCTCAATGAACTCAACAAAATTCTAACTAAATTTTTCTAGAaagtctctttttttccttttttttttagctaccAACCTTTTGGAATACACTCCAAAACAAAGTCAAAAGTcccaaacacaagaaaattttGGTAGTGCTTAAGATGATATCAATGAGAAATGCATTGAGATCAGTGGGATTAATCTTCGAAGCAACTTGGGCCATGGTCATCTTTAGCTTCGGTCTTCATTATACTTGACACcgatataaaatataaaaatccaTTCATATGTATACTTAGTATTTGTTTGGCTAAATCTTATCTTATAAGTtcaacttttagttttttaacttttatatataactttttaaaagctaaataagttgGTTAGAGCTTATAAGTATACTTTAgcatattttcaacaaaaaactaaataagttgcTTCCAAATGAACACTTAATGATATACTTAGTGTAAGAAAACTCCACAAAAAAAAGGTAGAATATTTATTAtaggcaaaaatacaaaaccaaccTTCTAAGTTTCaccaaaatttatttcaattctctaactttgcattgtttattatattttatcttcttcttttttaagtaaaaactcCATTAAGAAATGAAGGATTTTTAGTTCTTAGATTGACACCAAGTATAACTTTggtatttttatattattaagaaaatgctagagatacaaacttttttacaagaACTtctacaaactgctgatgtggtgagtgattattagtaaataaaaaagtgatgttattaGTTAGCCTAGATGagaatcaattaaaatttggttacaacaacaatttgtaacaatgttgtaaaatagttatAGCTGTagcaatactttttttttttttagaacactaagtatttttaataaaCATGGGAAGAGGAGAGTACTCATACTATTATATAATTAtcccaaattttattaaatgtttATACATGAATTTCTTGAAGGAGAATAAATTACTATATAAAGAATTTAAGgtgttattaatttcttttatcacGCTTTAAATGTATCAACAATGTTCCTTTTTTAcacctttcttccttttttttttttttaatttctatattcACTTTCCTTCTATAAATTTGAACCACAAAAGAAAGTACAAATATAAAgattttctatctatttttgaataaattttgacatgtaaaaaataataatgtattGTCGGTTATAATTATGATATAAAAGAAATTCATTaaaagagagagggggggggaaATCAAATGGGAGGGGAGCAAAGTTGAAACTAAGTGCGTGTTTGGAAAATActgaaaagagtttttttttttttttttgttggtaaattatctagttttaaactttttatgaCATGTTTAATATAAAAGTTTCCAAAAACTATatcttttaataattaatataaaaataagcttaaaaaaataaacaattgttAAAGGCGCGTTAGTAAGTgataatttcatatttttggCTGATTAGATTGGGCCCTAATTTTTGAAGATTGTGTTGAATTGTTGGTGAATttgtttcagattttttttttttttttttttaaagttgctTTGTTTAGTTCACATAGGATAGAAGATATTATCACTAACATAACTATtaattcttaaataaataactgcgactaaatttattgtttctaaTGGATAAGGCCGGAAAGtaagaaattaatttcaattgtcTCCCTGCAATCAATAGCAGATAAAATGGGCTCAAAGaaaatctcttttttctctctctctctcagagtaAAACTAGATCTTCTGGTTCCCAGAAAGTTTTCCATCAGCCAAAGCTACAAGAAGACAAACTAGCAAGAAATGATCGCGACCGTTAAAACCCGGTTGTTCAAGTATTGGGAAGGGTATCTTTTTTGCAGTTTTGAGGTTCGTCAGAGATGTACTTACTTTTGCACCCCTGACTCATGTACCGTAGGAGAGTAGTTTGGTTACTCTGGTTGAGACATATGGGTGTTCATGAATTTAAAagattgagacttgagagagctTCACAAGTCATTAATGCAAATCAATGAACTAATTAAAAAAGCTTTCTTTGCATTGCTCATATGGAGTAATTGGCTACTGATCAAAGGCATATGGTATACTGAGTTGAGCATATGGTATACTACTGCCTCCTTAAAGGACTAGTCTAATCTTGAGACTCTGAAACCAAATCAGCAGCCTTTTACTAAGGCCATATTTATAagagtaaatgttaaaaataaaagagtttttaaaacaaatttcacaaattttattgattttcatatttGCTTATTGCTAGAACTACTTTATAATTCTTTATTTATGGTCTGATAGTTCATACAATTATGAATTTTGTTGTATCTCTAGATTTATTGAATTTCTAATTAAATAGTCCCCCTCTCTCAAATAATTACTCATATATTATAAGAGAAATTATGCAAATATATATTGAAGgaaatccttttttatttatgtcgtgattctttctttttaaataaaaaagtgggtTTTTAGTGTAGACTTATTAACCTCACATTACGTAATGGTAATgaataatactatatatattaccaaaagCTTGATAAGGCTATTATCGTGGGCACAACACACTCACTGAAGCGTCATTACTGAAATTGCTCAATTCTTACTAAGTATCATGTGAAGCGATATGAGAACTCCAATCACCAAGTCACACACCCCGTGGTATTTAGATTCCTTGATTACTGTTTATGAAATGGTTAATATGAGATGACAGAAATTAGAGAAAGAGGGGAATTTCGTACGTGCGAGTTCCTGTATGGGCTCTGTAGAGTGAGATgaggttattttttaggttcaaAAGGGACATTACATGGGAAGGAATAGACAAAGTTGCAGGGAGTGGCAGAGCCCCACAGCTGCACTGCTGCTTGCCTCACTGACTCTATGCTTCACCCTACTAATTAGCCCTACTCCCACTGCCCCCTGTCATTGCTGCTCTATCTTATCCCCACTTGGATAAAATGTCCTCTTCTTTTTCCTATTAAATCCAAGACTTCAAGCATTTTTATGCTAACGCTTTCATGTATATGAATCATGCTTCCCTTCCACTCGTCACATCCAAAAGATGACCAAATGCCCGTACCTACTTgattctttgtttttcattttttttggttatgtagtaGTAATCCCATAACAGAATCGGGATAGTGatgtttttaacaaaagaaTCGAAATTTGAGTACATTTCATGACCGAGTAATTTAGAACAAATTATCTATGAATTCAATCATAAATTTATAATGCCATACTTTAGATAAAAAGAGCACTCACAAATTGCATTATTTTTAAACCAACCTTTTAAGATTTTATCAAGTAGGGATTTTCAAGGagatgagtgttttttttttttttttgtatgtaatACATTTTAAAGTGAAATGGGGATAAATGTCTTAAAAATACCAAGTAAAAACTAGTAAATCTGTATTACGAAAGTACCATACAGATACAATTAATGGAatgatttgtttatatatttgtattaaagGAATCCCCTTTGTGTGCTTAATTACATGAGATTTAATTATGATTCATAAATGACCAACATTTCTCATCATCAACCATGAAGAATAGGAATTTTGTTATATCCAATCGTTTTCTTGTAGTTGTGGATCTCTCATTCTGCCAGTTCAGTTTCAGATAATCTATAGCTTCCTtgtctctactctctctctctttctttctctctccttgtACATATATAGACCGACTACTTTTTTCTAGTCTCATGTGGAAGCCAGTAgctttttttactaaatttattCCACTTCTCACAGATCTAGTCCCCCGGCTCCTAAAGTACCctccataatatatatatatatataggatataaataaataaatatatatatatatatatatatatttaataatatttataattatattctAAAATCCCAATCTCCCTCTCTTTGATGAAGATCACAGGCACCCATCCATCAACATCCTTGATCTCACCATTTCTCACCCCCATGCATGAAACCATTCAATTTAGTATCTTTGCCTCTGCCAAAGGAAACTgatcaaacaaaacaacacccacatctaaattattttttttctttcccacatacctatctttctctctttctctctttttgcaaTTGCAAGTGCAATGATGTCACAAGATAACATTCCGGCGAAGCCCGTGACAAAAGATGAGAACCAAGGCTCCGCCGGTAGCCGGAAAACAGCGGCGGCAAGGCCACCAGAGCAAGGTCTAAAGTGCCCACGTTGTGACTCACCAAACACTAAATTCTGCTACTACAACAACTACAGTCTCACACAGCCAAGGCATTTCTGCAAGACTTGTAGAAGGTACTGGACAAAAGGTGGGGCCTTGAGAAACGTTCCCATTGGTGGTGGTTGCCGGAAAAACAAGAAGGTCAAGTCATCTTCAAGGCTGTCTTGTGACTCCAAAGACTCTGGTTCATCATCTTCAGAGATCGGTGGTTTGAAATTCTTCCATGGTTTATCTCCTACAGCCATGGATTTTCAACTTGGTGGGCTATCATTCCCAAGACTTCATCACTCTCCAACTACTGGTGTTTACAACcagttttcttcttttggacTCGGAGATGTTTCTGCTAATTTGGCTTCTGGAAGTGTTACTAGTCCTTGCTTTGCTCTTGATCCATCTGGAACCTCTAATTCTCTGATGGGTTTTAATTATCCTAATAATAGCGGTGTTGGTTTTAGTGCTCCAGCTCAGAACACGAGCACTCTCAACGTTCACAGCAGTCTTGCTTCTTCTATAGAATCTCTGAGTTCTATAAACCAAGACTTGCACTGGAAGCTGCAACAGCAGAGGCTAGCTATGCTATTTGGTGGAGATACTCACAAGGATAACAGCGTTTCCTCAGTTCCTCTTGAAAACCACGCACAGAAACCACAACCCATTGTTTTTCAGAACCTGGAGATTTCAAAACCGGAAGCTTGTGGTGTTGAAAACTCAAGAAAAGAAGGTGGTACAAGTGGTGACACACCAACTGAGTGGTTCTTTGGGAACTCTTATGGGTCAGTGACTCCTACTCCAACCGACAGTGAAGGCAATCGTGGTAATGACAACGCGAGCAACTGGAATGGAATTCAAGCATGGGGGGGTGACTTGCAACAATATAGTGCTTTGCCCTAGATGATGAGGGGCATCAAGAGGTAGCTAGAGAGCTTAATTAAAGGATGGTGAAAATAGGGAAAATGTGAAACTATCTGAAACTCATTTAGGtatatgtttgtttttgtttgtttgtttatttttcttttgtgggtgCAGATCAAAATGTAAAAGTTGCGAAAAGGAGATAGtgttttattctaaaattaatcaagctaatatttttattattttatgttgatCATTTGCCATAATTAGTTCTTCTTTTGGTTGCTAGTATTGATGCTGTTGATTGTAGTGATTTCCATTTCTTTTGCATGTAAATGCAGGACCAATATTGCCTACTACGGTAGCAAATTACTAgttaaatatatacaaatatgtCTGTGCAGGGCTGATCATTATATTTATGAagtttgatttgaaaaatggaATCTGTCATTTGGCACAGATTTTCAAAGGATTTGATGTTCTACCTCAATACTTTGTTGAAGCGTCGTTGTTAATGCTCtactcttctcaaaaaaatcacTTTGGAATCTATATGGTGGACTTGGGACTGTTATTATATGTGCCTTAATGGCATatctttgatttgttttatgTTCAGTTTGTATCCGAACTCTCACTGTCTCGGTTTGTCCCTCTCCGTCTCTTTCAACTATCAAGGTCTGAGTTTCAGGTTGCTCAGCTACAGCTTACAGAACTATGTCGATATATGAAACAAGCACACTAGCAGTGGCTGGGAAAGGCCTTAGCTGATTCTCAGCCTCTTCCTAGGCTCTCAGTGTTTAGCTTGGCCTATAGCGTTTGCCCCTCTCTCTATTTCTGTAGGGCACCCCATAATAATTAGGGGCAGTGTGGTGTGATTTGGTAGTGTCTGAAAAAGTGGTGGCTTGAAAGCGTATTGAATGAAAGACTGTCAACATTTGAATGAATGAGAGAgtaaggaaaagagagaaatgtggCATCTAAAGCCTTAGGGttcgtttttcttttctttttggtatgtatagcaaaaataaataaataaataaatgttttgtgttAAGCCTTTTAGAGTCTTGGAGAGTGAGCCTCTCCCTCCGTGCTAATTGCCACTGAGCatatcatctctcattgtgattCTGTTTTGTGACCAGTGAGAGAGAAAagctttgctttttctttgctGCTTTTGCTATCTTTATTCTTCACTTTCACTATTTCTGTGAAAAAACTGGACCCCTCAATCTTGAAAAAGATTAGCATTAAGCTCCCTCTGTATCTCTTATTAAAAGAGGATATATGTGCATGCAATTGTTTCAATTATTAAACACCACATTGTTTTGGCCCATATGTAGGAGCATGTAACTTAACTTTCATATGAATGATTAGGTTTTTTGGTCCTCCACTAATACGaattcttcttctacttcttcttgGAATAGTTACCATTGTCACGTAAATAGATGGATTTCTAG
It encodes the following:
- the LOC126733034 gene encoding dof zinc finger protein DOF5.7-like, with product MMSQDNIPAKPVTKDENQGSAGSRKTAAARPPEQGLKCPRCDSPNTKFCYYNNYSLTQPRHFCKTCRRYWTKGGALRNVPIGGGCRKNKKVKSSSRLSCDSKDSGSSSSEIGGLKFFHGLSPTAMDFQLGGLSFPRLHHSPTTGVYNQFSSFGLGDVSANLASGSVTSPCFALDPSGTSNSLMGFNYPNNSGVGFSAPAQNTSTLNVHSSLASSIESLSSINQDLHWKLQQQRLAMLFGGDTHKDNSVSSVPLENHAQKPQPIVFQNLEISKPEACGVENSRKEGGTSGDTPTEWFFGNSYGSVTPTPTDSEGNRGNDNASNWNGIQAWGGDLQQYSALP